AAGCCCTCCGTACTTCAGATCGGTCCGGAACGACTTTTGAACAGAAATGAACATGGAAACACAATTTACAACCGAAGAACTGGCAGCGTTGGGTAATATTCCTGAATCGTTGCAAGTGGCCTTTTTGCGCGTAGCCAATGGCTTGCACCAACGGGCCGATTATCCAAAAGAAAAGGTAATGCAACTGTTGGCGCAGATGCTCGATGCGCCTAAAAAATACGCATATTCAAAAAACAAAGTGACCAATTTGGCCCGTTCAGTATACGATTTGCAGAAAGAAGGGGTGGTCATTGCCCTTTCCGAAACGGGGCGCGCCTATTTGCCGTCGCCTGAACCGGAGTATGCGTTGGAAGCAAAAGAAAAACAGCCGCCGGCGGAATACGAGCTGAGAACGGGGCCGTTGCCTTACGCCGTTTTTGGACGGGAGCACATCGAAGAGGGCGCATTACTGCAAATGCATACGGCCGCAAGTTTGCCCATTTCAGTGGCGGGAGCGCTGATGCCCGATGCGCACCAAGGCTACGGCTTACCCATTGGTGGTGTATTGGCTACCGACGCCCATACCGTCATCCCCTTTGCCGTGGGAGTCGATATTGCCTGCCGTATGTGCATGTCTATTTTTGACATGCCGGCCGATTTTCTTAAACGTGAGCCGCATTTGCTGAAAAAAACCTTGGTCGAACATACCAAATTCGGTATTGGCGGTGAAGTACGCGAGAAGGCAGACGAGAGCGTGATGGATCTGCCCGAGTGGCGGGCCACCAAAGTGATTCGGGAGCTGAAAGACAAAGCGTACCGTCAGCTGGGTACTTCGGGTACGGGCAACCACTTTGTGGAATGGGGTGTAGTAGAAGTAGTTGAACCGGACGAATTGTTGGACTTGCCGGTCGGTACATACATGGCCCTGCTATCGCATTCGGGCTCGCGGGGATTTGGGGGAAGCGTGGCAAACCATTATTCAAAATTAGCCATGCAAAAAACCAAATTGCCCAAGCAGGCGGCGCACTTGGCCTGGCTTGACTTACATACCGAAGAAGGACAGGAATATTGGATCGCCATGAACCTGGCGGGCGAATACGCTTCGGCCAATCACCACGAGATCCACGCAAAAATCGCTAAAGCCCTGCGCAAGAAGCCATTGAAAATGATTGAGAATCACCACAACTTTGCGTGGAAGGAGACATTGGCCAATGGAAAAGAAGCCATGGTACATCGTAAAGGTGCTACGCCGGCCGGCGTAAATGACCTGGGGATTATCCCCGGTTCCATGACGCACCCGGGGTTTGTCGTGCGCGGAAAGGGGAATGCCGATGCGCTCAGTTCCGCTTCGCACGGGGCCGGGCGCGTGATGTCACGGACCAAAGCGCTTAACAGTATTACCCGGCATCAATTAAACAAAGTCCTCAACGACAGCGGGGTGCAGTTGATCGGTGGAGATCTGGACGAAGCACCGATGGTGTACAAAGACATCGAAACCGTCATGGCGGCCCAAAAGCAATTGGTTAAGGTACTGGCTAAATTCAGCCCTAAAATCGTGAGAATGGCCGATGCCAACCGTAAGGAAGGGCGGGAGGATTGACAGAACGCCGCGAGGTCAGGCCCGAAGACGTCATTATGCGGTCTATTCCTGTACAACGGGAGAGTTTTCAAGACCTTTTCCCTATCTTTGCACACATTTTTTAAACCAAGATGCCGGATGGTTCTACCGCTGTCCGGCATCTGATACCTCAAGTCTATACAACCAAAACATGATTTCGAAGACCTACAATCCGCGTGACATCGAAGACAAATGGTACAGTTATTGGATTGAAAACCGCTATTTCAATTCCAAACCAAATCCTGATAAAGAGCCTTATACCGTGGTCATTCCGCCGCCCAACGTGACGGGTGTGCTGCAC
Above is a window of Runella slithyformis DSM 19594 DNA encoding:
- a CDS encoding RtcB family protein, with amino-acid sequence METQFTTEELAALGNIPESLQVAFLRVANGLHQRADYPKEKVMQLLAQMLDAPKKYAYSKNKVTNLARSVYDLQKEGVVIALSETGRAYLPSPEPEYALEAKEKQPPAEYELRTGPLPYAVFGREHIEEGALLQMHTAASLPISVAGALMPDAHQGYGLPIGGVLATDAHTVIPFAVGVDIACRMCMSIFDMPADFLKREPHLLKKTLVEHTKFGIGGEVREKADESVMDLPEWRATKVIRELKDKAYRQLGTSGTGNHFVEWGVVEVVEPDELLDLPVGTYMALLSHSGSRGFGGSVANHYSKLAMQKTKLPKQAAHLAWLDLHTEEGQEYWIAMNLAGEYASANHHEIHAKIAKALRKKPLKMIENHHNFAWKETLANGKEAMVHRKGATPAGVNDLGIIPGSMTHPGFVVRGKGNADALSSASHGAGRVMSRTKALNSITRHQLNKVLNDSGVQLIGGDLDEAPMVYKDIETVMAAQKQLVKVLAKFSPKIVRMADANRKEGRED